In Pelosinus sp. UFO1, one genomic interval encodes:
- the fusA gene encoding elongation factor G, whose product MKEYRSDKLRNVGIVAHGGAGKTSLAESLLFNSGATTRIGRVDDGTTMTDFEPEEIKRKVTISAALAPCEWREHKINFIDTPGYADFIGEVKGALRAVDSALVVLCAASGVEVETEKTWNYANELHLPRIAFINKMDRENADFYSVIQEMKDKFGPMVLPIQLPIGAEDSFNGIVDLVKMRAFIPSNKQNTQIVEADIPDNLQEKAFEFRQKLIEVAAESDDDLLTKYLEGDELSEDEIKVGLYKGINQSVIFPVMCGSAYKNIGVQQVMNTIVDYLASPATSKVLGMHPVSKEILERKTVDAFSGIVFKTTADPFVGRLSYIRVLSGMMKPDSVIYNSSKEKMERIGNLFTLRGKHQEALPVIHAGDIAVVAKLQETVTGDSLCEKEKPIIFESISYPKPMFTMCIEAKNKGDEDKIGNALNRLMDEDQTFKVIKNTETKQLLISGMGELHTDIMAERMKRKFGVDVIISNPKVPYRETIRGTVKVEGKHKKQSGGHGQYGHVWLQLDPLPLGNNFEFVDSIFGGSVPRQYIPAVEKGVREALTGGVLGGFPMVDVKVTLYDGSYHNVDSSEMAFKIASIMALRKGALQAKPALLEPICNVSINVPDSFMGDVIADLNGKRGRIQGMEPANQGVGIIKAQVPMSEMFRYAIDLRSITQGRGFFDLNFSHYEEVPPRIAEMIIASSKKEKIEEH is encoded by the coding sequence TTGAAGGAATACAGAAGTGATAAACTTAGAAATGTGGGGATTGTAGCCCATGGTGGTGCTGGTAAGACAAGTCTCGCGGAATCCTTATTATTTAATTCAGGAGCAACAACCCGTATAGGTCGTGTGGACGATGGAACGACAATGACAGATTTTGAGCCAGAAGAAATTAAACGAAAAGTAACAATTAGCGCAGCGTTAGCCCCATGTGAATGGCGAGAGCATAAAATCAATTTTATTGATACTCCCGGATATGCTGATTTTATTGGTGAAGTAAAGGGTGCTTTAAGAGCTGTTGACAGTGCATTAGTTGTGTTATGTGCAGCATCGGGTGTTGAGGTAGAAACGGAAAAAACATGGAATTATGCAAATGAATTGCATTTACCACGAATTGCCTTTATTAACAAGATGGATCGGGAAAACGCTGATTTTTATAGCGTCATTCAAGAAATGAAAGATAAATTTGGTCCTATGGTCTTGCCTATTCAGCTTCCAATTGGTGCTGAGGACAGCTTTAACGGCATTGTCGATTTAGTAAAAATGAGAGCTTTTATCCCCTCAAATAAACAAAATACACAAATAGTAGAAGCTGATATCCCTGATAATTTGCAAGAGAAAGCTTTCGAATTTAGGCAAAAATTAATTGAAGTCGCAGCCGAATCAGATGATGATCTCTTGACCAAATACTTAGAAGGTGATGAACTATCTGAAGATGAAATAAAGGTTGGCTTATATAAAGGCATTAACCAATCAGTAATTTTTCCTGTTATGTGTGGTTCAGCTTATAAAAATATCGGTGTTCAACAAGTAATGAATACGATAGTCGACTATTTAGCCTCCCCAGCAACAAGCAAAGTCTTAGGAATGCATCCAGTTTCTAAAGAAATTTTAGAGCGGAAAACAGTAGATGCATTTTCTGGAATTGTATTTAAAACTACTGCAGATCCTTTTGTTGGACGTCTCAGTTATATCAGAGTACTATCAGGGATGATGAAGCCTGACAGTGTAATCTACAATTCATCGAAAGAAAAAATGGAGAGAATTGGGAATCTTTTTACCCTACGTGGCAAGCACCAAGAAGCGTTACCTGTTATACATGCAGGTGACATTGCTGTTGTAGCTAAATTACAGGAAACAGTAACAGGTGACTCTCTATGCGAGAAAGAAAAACCTATTATTTTTGAATCAATATCGTATCCTAAGCCTATGTTTACAATGTGTATTGAAGCTAAAAATAAGGGTGATGAAGATAAAATCGGAAATGCACTAAATCGTCTTATGGATGAAGATCAAACCTTTAAAGTCATAAAGAATACAGAAACAAAGCAATTGTTAATTAGTGGTATGGGGGAATTGCATACAGATATTATGGCGGAACGAATGAAACGTAAATTTGGTGTAGATGTAATTATATCAAATCCTAAAGTACCATATCGTGAAACAATTCGTGGGACGGTTAAAGTAGAAGGGAAACACAAAAAGCAAAGTGGCGGTCATGGACAGTACGGTCACGTGTGGTTGCAATTAGATCCGCTGCCCCTAGGTAATAATTTTGAATTTGTTGATTCAATTTTTGGTGGTTCCGTGCCACGTCAATATATCCCTGCTGTTGAAAAAGGCGTGCGAGAAGCCCTAACAGGCGGTGTTTTAGGCGGTTTTCCAATGGTAGATGTAAAAGTAACACTCTATGATGGCTCATATCATAATGTTGATTCTTCAGAAATGGCCTTCAAAATTGCCAGTATTATGGCCTTACGTAAAGGAGCATTACAAGCAAAACCAGCATTATTAGAACCAATTTGCAATGTGAGTATAAATGTACCAGACTCTTTTATGGGAGATGTAATTGCTGACTTGAACGGCAAGCGGGGCCGAATACAAGGAATGGAACCTGCCAATCAAGGGGTTGGCATTATAAAAGCTCAAGTTCCTATGTCTGAAATGTTTAGGTATGCTATCGATTTACGTTCTATTACACAAGGACGCGGATTTTTTGACTTAAACTTCTCTCATTATGAGGAAGTGCCTCCACGTATTGCAGAGATGATAATTGCTTCTAGTAAGAAAGAGAAAATTGAAGAACATTGA
- a CDS encoding sugar ABC transporter substrate-binding protein yields the protein MKKVVKFLATLMALTMMMSLLAGCSQKAPAATSEQKVEKFKIGLSLPTQREERWVRDKETMEAEAKKIGVDLEVQVSDNDSAKQVSQCENLITKGVKILIVGPHDSKAAAAIVEKAHAAGVKVISYDRLILDSDVDLYVSFDNFKVGEIQGKYITEKVGKGNYVVLSGDPADNNAKLFKEGAMKYIKPLADKGDVKIVLEQAVKDWKPDEAMKHMENVLTAQKNDIQAVLAPNDGTAGGAIQAMAAQGLAGKIPVTGQDSELAAARRILEGTQSMTVFKDTRELGKAAIAAALKMAKGENPGANGKVNNVKLDVPSILVESVVVDKTNLDKVLIDSGYLKKEDVYKK from the coding sequence ATGAAAAAAGTGGTTAAATTTTTGGCAACCCTAATGGCATTGACTATGATGATGTCACTGCTAGCAGGCTGCAGCCAAAAAGCCCCAGCAGCAACATCGGAACAGAAAGTAGAGAAATTTAAAATTGGTCTATCCCTACCAACTCAGAGAGAGGAACGATGGGTAAGAGATAAGGAAACTATGGAAGCTGAAGCAAAAAAAATAGGTGTTGATCTAGAGGTGCAAGTTTCTGATAATGACTCAGCAAAACAAGTTTCTCAATGTGAAAATCTAATTACCAAAGGTGTTAAAATTTTGATTGTAGGTCCTCATGATAGCAAAGCAGCGGCTGCTATCGTCGAAAAAGCTCATGCTGCTGGTGTAAAAGTTATCTCTTATGATCGATTAATTTTGGATTCCGACGTTGATCTTTATGTATCTTTTGATAATTTTAAAGTCGGCGAAATTCAAGGTAAATATATAACCGAGAAAGTCGGCAAAGGCAATTATGTCGTTCTTTCTGGAGACCCTGCTGATAATAATGCCAAACTATTTAAGGAAGGTGCGATGAAGTATATTAAACCTTTAGCTGATAAAGGTGATGTTAAAATTGTATTAGAACAAGCCGTGAAAGATTGGAAACCAGATGAAGCTATGAAACACATGGAAAATGTGCTAACTGCTCAGAAAAATGATATTCAAGCAGTTCTCGCTCCTAATGACGGAACAGCAGGTGGAGCTATACAAGCAATGGCCGCTCAAGGCTTAGCTGGAAAGATTCCTGTCACTGGGCAGGACTCTGAATTAGCTGCAGCTAGAAGAATTCTTGAAGGAACTCAATCGATGACAGTCTTTAAAGATACTAGAGAACTTGGAAAAGCTGCTATCGCAGCAGCGCTAAAGATGGCAAAAGGTGAAAATCCAGGTGCTAATGGTAAGGTTAATAACGTTAAATTAGATGTCCCTTCCATTCTTGTAGAATCGGTAGTTGTTGATAAAACAAACTTAGATAAAGTATTAATCGATAGTGGATATTTAAAGAAAGAAGATGTATATAAAAAATAG
- a CDS encoding xylose ABC transporter ATP-binding protein produces MSEYILEMINITKEFPGVKALDNVTFRVKKGEIHALVGENGAGKSTLMKVLSGVYPYGTYSGDIVLQGMVQEFSKIKDSEKKGIAIIYQELALVKQMNICENIFLGNEFKNNGFIDWDKSFHETEKILQEVRLDINPSTKVLNLGIGQQQLVEIAKAISKQADILILDEPTAALTETESENLLNILVELKEKGVTCIYISHKLNEVLKIADTITVLRDGKTICTEYAKDMNENKIISRMVGRELTQRFPYQQHTPGEVVIEVENWMVHSPEISEKIIINNVNFKAHKGEIVGISGLMGAGRTELAMSIFGCYGSKNSGIIKIDGKKVTINNAKEAIKNGICYLSEDRKQYGLVLMMDVKKNISLSSLDKISNFNILNDNEEIRMSEKYVDELHVKTPSIEQKVGNLSGGNQQKIVLGKWLMAGPKVLILDEPTRGIDVGAKFEIYNIMNSLVKQGVSIIMISSELPEILGMSDRIIIMHEGKIRGELLREEATQEKIIFYATGGI; encoded by the coding sequence ATGAGTGAGTACATTCTTGAAATGATAAATATAACAAAAGAGTTTCCTGGCGTCAAAGCGCTAGATAACGTTACATTTCGGGTAAAGAAAGGAGAAATCCACGCTCTTGTAGGAGAAAATGGTGCAGGTAAGTCTACTTTAATGAAAGTGTTGAGTGGAGTATATCCTTATGGCACATATAGTGGAGATATCGTATTGCAAGGTATGGTGCAGGAGTTCAGCAAGATTAAAGATAGCGAAAAAAAAGGGATTGCTATTATTTATCAAGAACTCGCCTTGGTAAAACAGATGAATATATGTGAAAATATCTTTTTAGGTAATGAATTTAAAAATAATGGATTTATTGACTGGGATAAGTCCTTTCACGAAACAGAAAAAATTCTACAAGAAGTTCGGTTGGATATCAATCCTTCCACTAAAGTTTTAAATTTAGGGATTGGTCAACAACAATTAGTCGAAATTGCTAAAGCCATATCAAAACAAGCCGATATTTTAATTTTAGATGAACCAACAGCAGCACTTACAGAAACAGAATCTGAAAATCTTTTAAATATCCTCGTTGAATTAAAGGAAAAAGGGGTAACTTGTATCTATATTTCCCACAAGCTCAATGAGGTGCTAAAAATTGCTGATACGATCACCGTTCTAAGAGATGGAAAAACTATTTGTACCGAATATGCGAAAGACATGAATGAAAATAAAATCATCTCACGGATGGTTGGACGAGAATTGACCCAACGTTTTCCCTATCAACAGCATACTCCAGGCGAAGTAGTTATAGAGGTTGAAAATTGGATGGTACATAGTCCAGAGATTTCTGAGAAAATTATTATTAATAACGTCAACTTTAAAGCGCATAAAGGGGAAATTGTAGGCATTTCGGGATTAATGGGAGCAGGTAGAACAGAACTTGCTATGAGCATTTTTGGATGTTATGGAAGTAAAAACTCCGGAATAATTAAAATCGACGGGAAAAAGGTTACTATAAATAATGCAAAAGAGGCTATAAAAAATGGCATATGTTATCTGTCAGAAGACAGAAAGCAGTATGGCCTTGTATTAATGATGGATGTCAAAAAAAATATTTCCCTATCCAGTTTGGATAAGATTTCTAATTTCAATATTCTTAATGATAATGAAGAAATTAGAATGAGTGAAAAATATGTAGATGAGTTACATGTTAAAACTCCTTCGATAGAACAAAAGGTCGGAAATCTTAGCGGTGGAAATCAGCAAAAAATTGTCTTGGGAAAATGGTTGATGGCTGGGCCTAAGGTGCTAATATTAGATGAACCCACTAGGGGGATAGATGTTGGTGCAAAATTCGAAATATATAATATTATGAATAGTTTGGTCAAACAAGGTGTAAGTATTATTATGATCTCTTCAGAGTTACCTGAAATTTTGGGTATGAGCGATAGAATCATTATTATGCATGAAGGAAAAATTCGCGGTGAATTATTGCGGGAAGAAGCAACACAAGAAAAGATAATATTTTACGCAACTGGAGGAATCTAA
- a CDS encoding sugar ABC transporter permease has product MGETSKVDARTNNIQRTNSFKEILVGSIKNNIRQYTMGIALLTIWLIFTILTDGIFITSRNLSNLFLQSCTIAILASGMVLVMVAGHIDLSVGSIAGFLGAVAAVLMVKMNVDTVPAILITLLIGLLIGLWQGYWIAYRGVPAFIVTLASMMAFKGAIIGVTSGASIGPMNTDFKAIGQGYVPKLFFQDLSLNDTSAFISVGLILLFILFEFRRRQVRIRYGFQVLPMPLQITRIVLISLAMGLVLSIMVGYRGIPYAIILLIGIVALFSFIAEKTTFGRHVYAIGGNKEAARLSGININKTNLMIFVIMGVLTAVAGIVFTARLNAATTAAGNLFELDAIAAAVIGGTSTLGGEGTILGAIIGALVMASLDNGMSLMNLDITFQYVIKGLILLLAVWVDIATRKRS; this is encoded by the coding sequence ATGGGAGAAACAAGTAAGGTAGACGCTCGTACTAATAATATCCAACGCACAAATTCGTTTAAAGAAATTTTAGTAGGATCTATTAAAAACAACATCAGACAATATACAATGGGCATTGCTTTGTTAACGATATGGCTGATATTTACAATATTGACAGATGGTATTTTTATTACTTCAAGAAATCTATCTAATCTTTTTTTGCAATCTTGTACAATAGCAATTCTAGCTTCGGGCATGGTATTGGTCATGGTAGCAGGCCATATTGATTTATCCGTTGGGTCGATTGCTGGCTTTCTTGGAGCTGTTGCAGCCGTATTAATGGTAAAAATGAATGTAGATACTGTACCAGCAATATTGATTACACTATTAATAGGTTTACTAATAGGTTTATGGCAGGGATACTGGATTGCGTATAGAGGAGTTCCCGCTTTTATAGTAACTCTAGCTAGTATGATGGCTTTTAAGGGGGCAATTATCGGTGTTACTAGCGGAGCCTCCATCGGTCCGATGAATACTGATTTCAAAGCAATCGGCCAAGGTTATGTGCCTAAATTGTTTTTTCAAGATCTTTCACTTAATGATACGAGTGCATTTATAAGCGTTGGGCTAATCTTATTGTTCATTCTTTTTGAGTTTAGGAGAAGACAGGTGCGTATTAGATATGGTTTTCAGGTATTACCTATGCCATTACAAATTACTAGAATAGTACTCATTTCCTTGGCCATGGGTTTAGTACTTTCTATTATGGTTGGATATAGAGGCATCCCCTATGCAATCATATTGCTTATAGGTATTGTCGCTTTATTTAGCTTTATTGCAGAGAAAACAACATTTGGTAGACATGTATATGCAATCGGTGGTAATAAAGAGGCAGCTAGGTTATCTGGAATCAATATTAATAAAACAAACTTAATGATTTTTGTTATTATGGGAGTGTTAACCGCTGTTGCCGGCATCGTATTTACAGCACGACTTAATGCTGCCACTACAGCTGCGGGGAATTTATTTGAGCTTGATGCGATTGCTGCAGCGGTAATCGGTGGTACCAGTACATTAGGTGGTGAAGGAACTATACTTGGTGCTATCATAGGAGCATTAGTTATGGCTAGCCTTGATAATGGCATGAGTTTGATGAACTTGGACATTACCTTTCAATATGTAATTAAAGGGTTAATCCTTTTGTTAGCAGTATGGGTTGACATTGCGACGCGCAAAAGAAGCTAA
- a CDS encoding NlpC/P60 family protein, whose product MKTIKLMILFIICSSIFFILPSTTQAESLILSQGMSGNSVHILQSKLKEFGFYFGEINEIFDANTWSAVIKFQRACNLPADGIVGEQTSIALHQFKYGDVSSRGQNLRKQAIDIGIFAKRFYDIPYVWAGSSPSGFDCSGFIYYIFNEFGILIPRMADEQFEIGLAINQSDLQTGDIVFFSTYEPGPSHVGIYIGNGQFIHASSAAGKVTITDLSKPYYQSRYLGARRII is encoded by the coding sequence TTGAAAACAATCAAATTAATGATACTTTTTATTATTTGCAGTAGTATCTTTTTTATTCTACCAAGTACTACCCAAGCAGAATCTTTGATACTATCACAAGGTATGTCAGGTAATTCCGTGCATATACTCCAATCCAAGCTTAAAGAATTTGGGTTTTATTTTGGCGAAATCAATGAAATTTTTGATGCAAATACTTGGAGTGCTGTTATCAAATTCCAACGTGCTTGTAATCTTCCTGCTGATGGGATAGTGGGTGAGCAAACTTCTATTGCATTACATCAATTTAAGTATGGAGATGTTAGCAGTCGAGGTCAAAATTTAAGAAAACAGGCTATAGATATAGGAATCTTTGCAAAAAGGTTTTATGATATTCCCTATGTTTGGGCTGGTTCCTCTCCTAGTGGATTTGATTGTTCAGGATTTATATATTATATTTTTAACGAATTTGGGATTCTTATACCTCGTATGGCAGATGAACAATTTGAAATTGGTTTGGCTATCAATCAATCGGATTTACAAACTGGGGATATCGTTTTTTTTAGTACATATGAGCCGGGTCCATCCCACGTTGGAATTTATATTGGGAATGGTCAATTTATTCACGCGAGTTCTGCCGCAGGAAAAGTGACAATAACCGATTTGTCTAAGCCTTATTACCAATCAAGGTATCTTGGAGCACGAAGAATTATTTAA